The genomic window CTTCATGCCGGTCTTCGACTGGATTCGTACGGATCTCGCCTATACCCTCGATGATGGTTCCTCCACCATGGCCTACGACCGGAGACTCCTCGAGGGCAAGGGCGTCGAAGATCTCGTGTCGGCCATGTTCGGCCAGTCCAAGGGATTTTCCCTGCCCGGCTGGGAGCCGGAGCGGCTGGCCGCCGTCAGGAGCACCATAGAGCAGTACAGGGCCATGGGTGAGGACGAGCTCTTCGACAACCTCCGCTATTTCCTTTCCGCCGTGGTGCCGGAGTGCGAGCGTCTCGGAATCCGGATGGCCATCCATCCGGATGATCCCCCCTGGGGGGTGTTCGGGTTGCCGCGTATCGTGACCACCGAGGAGAACATCCTGCGCATCCTCGCCCTGGTCGACAGTCCCGCCAACAGCTGTGCGCTTTGTACGGGGTCGCTCGCCGCGCGCTCCGACAACGATGTGGCCCGCATCATTCGGAGGGTGGGGGAGCGGGGGAGACTCGCCTTCGTCCACTTGAGGAACCTCAAGAAACAGGGTGAGGGTATCTTCTACGAATCGGCGCATCCGAGTTTCTGCGGGAGCCTGGACATGTACGAGCTCGTGGCGGCGCTCCACGGGATCGGATTCGACGGCTACCTGAGACCCGATCACGGACGCCACATCTGGGGAGAGGAGGGGCGGCCGGGGTATGGTTTCTATGACCGGGCCCTGGGCATCGCTTATATCCTCGGTCTCTGGGAGGGGATAGAGAAATCAGCGTCGCGGTAGCAAAGTCGGCGGAAATCATATATGCTATAAGTGCAGATACTGCACA from Spirochaeta thermophila DSM 6192 includes these protein-coding regions:
- a CDS encoding mannonate dehydratase yields the protein MAPTIVVRWFGPKDDHVPLQWIRQVPGVEGVVSALFDIPVGEVWPKGRIEELKSLICSHGLSFEVVESVNVHEDIKLGLPSRDRYIENYILTLRNLASVGVKVVCYNFMPVFDWIRTDLAYTLDDGSSTMAYDRRLLEGKGVEDLVSAMFGQSKGFSLPGWEPERLAAVRSTIEQYRAMGEDELFDNLRYFLSAVVPECERLGIRMAIHPDDPPWGVFGLPRIVTTEENILRILALVDSPANSCALCTGSLAARSDNDVARIIRRVGERGRLAFVHLRNLKKQGEGIFYESAHPSFCGSLDMYELVAALHGIGFDGYLRPDHGRHIWGEEGRPGYGFYDRALGIAYILGLWEGIEKSASR